The Lycium barbarum isolate Lr01 chromosome 10, ASM1917538v2, whole genome shotgun sequence genome includes a region encoding these proteins:
- the LOC132613995 gene encoding pentatricopeptide repeat-containing protein At4g22760 produces MLPSKVTMLLAKPMSINQTKQIHAAILVNGLYDLESSLVGQIINSTSSHSYKTSRYIKLILNHVQNLHVFSVASTIRFFSRHSQFREAIDLYGQLQRCGLSPTTFAISSTLKACARILYRSGGISIHAQVYKYGFCNVVYVQTALVDFYSKVGNMGFAQNIFNEMVGKNIVSWNSILGGYVKSGDLTMAQSVFDEMPEKDVISWNSIVSGYARVGNMERAYELFRQMPERSPASWNAMISGYINCGKIELACSFYEAMDQKNNVSYIILVSGYSKCGDVESAEELFGQLHKKDQLVYNAMIACYAQNSRGKEALQLFNEMLQLDLQPDEMTLASAISACSQLGDLKFGSWIESFIHETGIQMDDYLATGLIDLYAKCGSIDKAYKLFYGLKKKDLVAYTAMILGCGINGRANDAIKLFDEMMNAEINPNVVTITGILTAYSHIGMVEEAYRCFISLHKYGLSPSVDHYAIVVGLLSRAGRLEEAHGLIKSMSIQPHAGVWGALLLGCSLHNNLELGDIAARHCIELEPDSSGYLSLLANIYASSGRWDDAERLRKGVEEKGYNKLPGGSWMEEVNA; encoded by the coding sequence ATGTTGCCCTCTAAAGTTACTATGTTGTTGGCTAAGCCTATGTCCATCAACCAAACAAAGCAAATCCATGCTGCAATACTTGTTAACGGTCTTTATGATCTTGAGTCCTCACTAGTTGGCCAGATAATCAATTCTACAAGCTCTCACTCTTATAAGACCTCACGCTATATTAAACTAATCCTCAATCATGTCCAAAATTTACATGTCTTCTCAGTGGCTTCCACCATTCGCTTCTTTTCTAGGCATTCTCAGTTCAGGGAGGCTATCGATTTATATGGACAACTGCAGAGATGTGGACTTAGTCCCACCACTTTTGCTATATCATCTACTTTAAAGGCTTGTGCAAGGATTTTGTACAGGTCTGGTGGGATATCCATTCATGCACAAGTTTACAAGTATGGTTTCTGTAATGTTGTCTATGTGCAGACTGCTCTAGTAGATTTTTATTCAAAAGTAGGTAATATGGGTTTCGCCCAAAACATCTTTAATGAGATGGTTGGGAAAAATATAGTATCCTGGAATTCAATACTAGGTGGATATGTAAAATCTGGTGACTTAACAATGGCACAAAGTGTTTTTGATGAGATGCCAGAGAAAGATGTTATTTCGTGGAACTCCATAGTTTCTGGGTATGCGAGGGTGGGGAATATGGAACGGGCATATGAATTGTTTAGGCAGATGCCAGAGAGAAGTCCTGCCTCCTGGAATGCGATGATCAGCGGATATATAAACTGTGGGAAGATAGAGTTAGCATGCAGTTTCTATGAGGCAATGGACCAAAAGAATAATGTTTCATATATCATATTGGTTTCTGGATACTCAAAGTGTGGAGATGTTGAATCTGCTGAGGAACTCTTTGGACAATTACATAAGAAAGATCAACTCGTATATAATGCGATGATAGCTTGTTACGCTCAAAACAGCCGGGGTAAAGAGGCTCTGCAGCTATTCAATGAAATGCTTCAATTAGATCTGCAACCTGATGAGATGACCTTGGCAAGTGCTATTTCTGCTTGTTCTCAGCTGGGAGATCTAAAGTTTGGTTCTTGGATTGAGTCATTCATTCATGAAACTGGAATTCAAATGGATGACTACTTGGCTACCGGTTTGATAGACCTTTATGCAAAATGTGGAAGTATTGATAAAGCTTACAAGCTGTTCTACGGCTTGAAAAAGAAAGATTTGGTAGCATATACTGCCATGATACTGGGATGTGGAATAAATGGTAGGGCTAATGATGCCATCAAGTTGTTTGATGAGATGATGAATGCTGAAATTAACCCAAACGTAGTCACAATCACAGGGATATTGACTGCCTACAGTCATATTGGAATGGTAGAAGAAGCATACCGTTGCTTTATTTCCTTACACAAGTATGGTCTTTCTCCCTCAGTTGACCATTACGCTATTGTAGTTGGCCTTTTAAGTAGGGCAGGGCGGTTAGAAGAAGCACATGGGTTGATTAAAAGCATGTCAATACAGCCTCATGCTGGTGTATGGGGAGCATTGCTTCTTGGTTGCAGTTTGCATAACAATTTAGAGCTTGGAGATATTGCAGCCAGGCATTGTATTGAGTTGGAACCGGACAGTTCTGGCTATCTTTCCCTTCTTGCAAATATTTATGCTTCTTCAGGAAGGTGGGATGATGCTGAGAGGTTGAGAAAAGGTGTTGAAGAAAAGGGATACAATAAATTGCCTGGTGGCAGTTGGATGGAAGAAGTAAATGCTTAG